The following proteins are co-located in the Prionailurus viverrinus isolate Anna chromosome A1, UM_Priviv_1.0, whole genome shotgun sequence genome:
- the LOC125177007 gene encoding olfactory receptor 2T1-like has product MHLFLFSMVVVVYTLAMAGNTAMVFLIWADVRLHTPMYFLLSQLSFLDIFFTSVTIPKMIAGFLFGWTSISFVGCGAQMFFFMFFGATECLLLALMAYDRYVAICNPLRYSSLMSHQTCLLMVAASWLGGSLNASIQTALTLQFPYCGSRKIAHFFCEVPSLLRLVCADTASYEHVLFVTGVVVLLLPIAFITMSYALILAAVLGMHSVEGRRKALATCSSHLTVVNLFYGPLVYTYMLPASYHSPGQDDVVSIFYTVLTPMLNPVIYSLRNKEVTGAMKNVIGKCGMGKIA; this is encoded by the coding sequence ATGCACCTGTTCCTCTTCAGCATGGTTGTGGTAGTCTACACACTTGCCATGGCTGGCAACACTGCCATGGTTTTCCTGATCTGGGCAGATGTCCGGCTCCACACACCCATGTATTTCCTCCTCAGCCAGCTGTCTTTTCTGGACATCTTCTTCACCTCAGTCACCATCCCCAAGATGATAGCAGGCTTCCTCTTTGGCTGGACTAGCATCTCATTTGTGGGCTGTGGAgcacaaatgtttttcttcatgttctttgGGGCCACAGAGTGCCTCCTGCTGGCCCTCATGGCCTATGACCGTTACGTGGCCATCTGCAACCCTCTGCGCTACTCATCACTCATGAGTCATCAGACCTGTCTGCTCATGGTGGCTGCCTCCTGGCTGGGAGGGTCTCTCAATGCCTCCATCCAGACTGCACTGACCCTGCAGTTCCCCTATTGTGGCTCGAGGAAGATTGCACACTTTTTCTGCGAGGTGCCTTCACTGCTGAGGCTGGTTTGTGCTGACACAGCCTCCTACGAGCACGTTCTTTTTGTGACAGGTGTGGTAGTCCTTCTGCTGCCCATTGCCTTTATCACTATGTCCTATGCCCTCATCTTGGCAGCAGTGCTTGGGATGCACTCTGTGGAGGGGCGTCGGAAGGCCCTAGCCACCTGCTCCTCCCACTTAACAGTTGTCAACCTCTTCTATGGACCCCTCGTCTATACCTATATGTTACCTGCATCCTACCACTCTCCTGGCCAGGATGATGTAGTGTCCATCTTCTATACAGTCCTCACACCCATGCTGAATCCTGTCATCTACAGTCTCAGGAACAAGGAAGTGACAGGAGCAATGAAGAATGTCATAGGGAAGTGTGGGATGGGTAAGATTGCTTAA